The genomic DNA ATTCTTAAACATCATACTGAACTTGTCATCAGTACTCTATCATATAATTACCTAAATTCAAGGACTTTCACCTTTTTCCAGCCGCTAATTCACCGTGTAGATTTCCTAAATGACCGATTCCGTAATCTTTTGGAAACACTTTTGGCATACAATTTTCGGTGAGAATAACACTGAAAGGCAGAATATATGGTCAGTTCCGGTGATACTGGTTGGATATTAATGTCAACCGCCCTTGTGCTGCTGATGACGCCCGGAGTGGCGCTGTTTTACGGCGGCATGGTTCGTAAAAAGAGCGTTATTTCCACGCTGATGATGAGCTTCGCAATGTTGGGAATCATCGGGCTTTTGTGGGTTTTCTTCGGTTATTCCTTGGCCTTCGGTCCTGACCTCGGCGGCATTATCGGCACCCTGAAATACGCGTTTCTGAATAATGTCACCGGTGATCCTTCCGATATCTATGCCACAACAGTGCCCCACCTGGCTTTCATGATGTTTCAAGGTATGTTCGCCATCATTACCGTTGCTCTAATTACAGGTGCCGTCGTTGAACGCATCAAATTCGGCGCTCTGATGGTTTTCGCCGTGGCCTGGATGACGCTTATTTATACCCCCGTGGCGCACTGGGTCTGGGGTGACGGTGGCTGGCTGCTGAACCTGGGAACGCTGGATTTTGCCGGTGGCATCGTGGTACACATCAACGCCGGTTTATCAGCACTGGCTTTGGTATTCGTGTTAGGCTCCCGGCGCGGGTTTCGTCATGAGCCGATGGAACCTTCCAGTATTCCGCTGGTCATGCTGGGCGCGGCTTTACTGTGGTTCGGCTGGTTCGGCTTTAACGCCGGGAGCGCCTTAAGCTCCGGTTCGCTGGCTTCAACTGCCCTGGTGGCCACTAATACCGCCGGCGCAGCAGCGGCCACCACCTGGATGCTTTTAGCCTGGAATCACCGCCGGCCGACACTGCTGGGCATCGCCACCGGCGCGGTGGCCGGTCTGGCAGCGGTCACTCCAGCCGCCGGTTTTATTCATCCGATATATGGCGCCATAATCGGAATCGTTGCTGCAGTCATCTGTTACTATGCCATGATTGCCAAAATGAAAATGGGTATTGATGATTCACTTGATGTGATGGCGGTACACGGTGTCGGCGGCATTCTTGGCGTTTTAGCGGTCGGTATATTTGCAACTACCGCTGTTAATCCCGCTGGAGCGGACGGCTTACTGTTCGGCGGCGGATTAGCATTAATGGGGAAACAACTGGTAGGCACGCTGGCTGTGGGCGCTTTCGCTTTTGGCGGCACCTGGATTATTGCCAAAGTAATTGATGCCACCATGGGACTCAGAGTCAATGAAATGGAAGAGGTGGTTGGTTTAGACCTGTCGCAACATGGCGAACGTGCGCTCGGAGGAATCAGATAAATGAAAAAGATAGAAGCAGTCATTCGAGAGGAACGGCTTGACGCCGTCAAAAAGGCCCTTGAGGGTCACGGGATTCACGGTATGACGGTGACCGAAGTTTCCGGCCGCGGCCAGCAAAAGGGTATTTCACTGCAATGGCGGGTCGGCGAATACCGAGTGGATTTTCTGCCGAAATTAAAAGTTGAAGTAGTCTGCCATGATGACGACTGCAACGTCGTGGTTGAGTCCATAATGAAAGCCGGCAAAACCGGCCGCATCGGCGACGGCAAAGTATTCGTATTACCGGTTGAAGCCGCCTATCGGATCCGTACCGGAGAAACAGGGGAAGCGGTAATCTAGCCCCGTCAGCCCTTAAACCACTTTATTCATCGGATTGCCAGGGTAATTCGTGTTTGACTCGTCATACCAGAAACATAGTCAACAACAGCAAAGCAGCCGCTATCGGCAGGTAACGCCCGATTTGTACAATCCAACTGGCCGAAAACACAATCGGGCCTAACTTTATGTTTGGTGAATTGATGGAGTCAAGCATGCTTTGCCGCGGCAGTAACCAGGTAATTAAAGCCGCACCAGCAATACCGGCCACCACAATAACCCCGGAACCGGTCAGCTGGTCAACCATCTCCAGAAAAGGCCGGTCGCCAAGGGACAATCCAATCGGGGTAAAACTCAACGCTGAAGGTATGCCAAGGAGCGTCACCACGGCCGTTACCGCCAGGGCGGCTTTGCGTTTTGTCATCTTGAATTCATCCTGCAACGGCACCATCGCCACCGCCATGCCTCCCACGCAGGAGGTGAACGCCGCCAGCATTAACAGCATATAAAAGGCAATCCCGATGAAAAACCCTCCGGGAATTTCCAAAAAAAGCCTGGGCAGTGCGGTAAAGGAGAGTTCGCTGCCGGCATCCGGAGCAATGCCGAAGGTAAAGACGATGGGAAATATCATCAGCCCGGCCGTGATAGAAATGCCGGAATTGGTCAACGCGACCGCCGCGGAGGTGGTTATCATGTTGAATTGTTTGGGTACATAACTGCCGTAAGCTATCAGGAAACCCATACCGATTGCCAGCGAGTAAAAAGCCTGCCCCGCGGCATTACGCCAGGTATTGACGTCCATGAATCTGGCGGGATCAAAATTAAAATAGAAATCCCGAGCTTCACTTGCTCCGGATAACGTCTGGGTGTACACCGCCAGCCCGCCGACAATCAACACCAGCAGAGGCAGCAGAAAGCGACTCATTTGTTCCAACCCCTTGAGCCCTTTGGATAAAATCCAAAACACCGGA from Dehalogenimonas sp. W includes the following:
- a CDS encoding ammonium transporter produces the protein MVSSGDTGWILMSTALVLLMTPGVALFYGGMVRKKSVISTLMMSFAMLGIIGLLWVFFGYSLAFGPDLGGIIGTLKYAFLNNVTGDPSDIYATTVPHLAFMMFQGMFAIITVALITGAVVERIKFGALMVFAVAWMTLIYTPVAHWVWGDGGWLLNLGTLDFAGGIVVHINAGLSALALVFVLGSRRGFRHEPMEPSSIPLVMLGAALLWFGWFGFNAGSALSSGSLASTALVATNTAGAAAATTWMLLAWNHRRPTLLGIATGAVAGLAAVTPAAGFIHPIYGAIIGIVAAVICYYAMIAKMKMGIDDSLDVMAVHGVGGILGVLAVGIFATTAVNPAGADGLLFGGGLALMGKQLVGTLAVGAFAFGGTWIIAKVIDATMGLRVNEMEEVVGLDLSQHGERALGGIR
- a CDS encoding P-II family nitrogen regulator, which produces MKKIEAVIREERLDAVKKALEGHGIHGMTVTEVSGRGQQKGISLQWRVGEYRVDFLPKLKVEVVCHDDDCNVVVESIMKAGKTGRIGDGKVFVLPVEAAYRIRTGETGEAVI
- a CDS encoding sodium-dependent transporter, which translates into the protein MNFKLFRSSKDPVADLVPPRSLWTSQRSYILASVAGVVGLGNLWRFPYMVGENGGGTFILVYIICMLLMGIPLYIIEAGAGKMAGRGPVGTFRRVNAKWGPWFGRFLILITIAIMSYYLVISGWTLGYAVDSVGGNLKTFKDFTSGFASLWYLLIIAVPVFWILSKGLKGLEQMSRFLLPLLVLIVGGLAVYTQTLSGASEARDFYFNFDPARFMDVNTWRNAAGQAFYSLAIGMGFLIAYGSYVPKQFNMITTSAAVALTNSGISITAGLMIFPIVFTFGIAPDAGSELSFTALPRLFLEIPGGFFIGIAFYMLLMLAAFTSCVGGMAVAMVPLQDEFKMTKRKAALAVTAVVTLLGIPSALSFTPIGLSLGDRPFLEMVDQLTGSGVIVVAGIAGAALITWLLPRQSMLDSINSPNIKLGPIVFSASWIVQIGRYLPIAAALLLLTMFLV